In a single window of the Delftia tsuruhatensis genome:
- a CDS encoding RNA polymerase sigma factor, protein MKRDPLAAAQGGMVPASPLAALYARWRQPLVRLLQGRLGSRAQAEDTAQQVFTQMAASGRLPEEGKEQAYLSRAASNLAVDQWRRQGGERAIATVPADDGGEERLEQPADDSHDPVHQAQNRQYLARLEDALGELSGRQREAFTLHILEGLTQEQVAQRMAISVRMVARHVSRAYAYCELRLQYGSMEQMRRLTADTAPDPEQAPGCGPTP, encoded by the coding sequence ATGAAGCGCGACCCCCTGGCCGCCGCGCAGGGCGGCATGGTCCCCGCCTCCCCGCTGGCCGCGCTCTATGCGCGCTGGCGCCAGCCGCTGGTACGGCTGCTGCAGGGGCGCCTGGGCAGCCGCGCACAGGCCGAGGACACGGCGCAGCAGGTGTTCACCCAGATGGCTGCCTCGGGCCGCCTGCCGGAGGAAGGCAAGGAACAGGCCTACCTGAGCCGCGCCGCCAGCAATCTCGCCGTGGACCAGTGGCGCAGGCAAGGCGGAGAGCGGGCCATCGCCACCGTGCCGGCCGATGACGGCGGCGAGGAACGGCTGGAACAGCCCGCCGATGACAGCCACGACCCCGTCCACCAGGCCCAGAACCGACAGTACCTGGCCCGCCTGGAGGACGCGCTGGGCGAGCTGTCCGGGCGCCAGCGCGAGGCCTTCACGCTGCACATCCTGGAGGGCCTCACGCAGGAGCAGGTCGCGCAGCGCATGGCCATCTCGGTGCGCATGGTGGCCCGGCATGTGAGCCGGGCCTATGCCTACTGCGAACTTCGGCTCCAATACGGGAGCATGGAGCAGATGCGGCGCCTGACCGCCGACACCGCGCCAGACCCCGAACAGGCCCCCGGATGCGGCCCCACGCCATGA
- a CDS encoding fumarylacetoacetate hydrolase family protein → MKLATLRNASRDGCLAVVSRDLRRMRTVPELAATMQQALDRWDDVLPGLRAQYEALNAGAGPARPFDPRHCAAPLPRAYQWLDASSYLNHVDLTRRARGGEMPPSFLVDPVMYQGGSDDFMGPCDDIVAASEELGVDLEAEVAVVTGDVPLGVDAQAALGHVRLLGLVNDITLRNLVVPELAKGFGFVQSKPASALSPVLVTPDELGAHWHGGKLHRAMEVWLNGRQIGCPQAGEEMQFHFGQLIAHAARTRRLVAGTVLGSGTVSNRSDVVGVCCLVEARVREQLREGCMRTPFLRHGDRVRIEMRDGDGASLFGAIEQVVRIGGA, encoded by the coding sequence ATGAAACTCGCCACCCTCAGGAACGCCAGCCGCGACGGCTGCCTTGCCGTCGTCAGCCGCGACCTGCGGCGCATGCGCACCGTGCCCGAACTGGCCGCCACGATGCAGCAGGCGCTGGACCGCTGGGACGACGTGCTGCCCGGCCTGCGCGCGCAGTACGAGGCGCTGAACGCAGGCGCCGGGCCTGCACGGCCCTTCGATCCCCGGCACTGCGCCGCGCCGCTGCCGCGCGCCTACCAGTGGCTGGATGCCTCCTCCTACCTCAACCACGTGGACCTCACGCGCCGCGCGCGCGGCGGCGAGATGCCGCCGTCCTTCCTGGTCGATCCGGTGATGTACCAGGGCGGCTCCGACGACTTCATGGGGCCGTGCGACGACATCGTGGCGGCCAGCGAGGAACTGGGCGTGGACCTGGAGGCCGAGGTCGCCGTGGTGACGGGCGACGTGCCACTGGGCGTCGATGCCCAGGCCGCGCTCGGCCATGTGCGCCTGCTGGGCCTGGTCAATGACATCACGCTGCGCAATCTGGTCGTGCCCGAACTGGCCAAGGGTTTTGGCTTTGTTCAATCCAAGCCGGCCTCGGCGCTGTCGCCCGTGCTCGTCACGCCCGATGAACTGGGTGCGCATTGGCATGGCGGCAAGCTGCACCGCGCCATGGAGGTCTGGCTCAACGGCCGCCAGATCGGCTGCCCGCAGGCCGGCGAGGAAATGCAGTTCCACTTCGGCCAGCTGATCGCCCACGCGGCCCGCACGCGCCGGCTGGTGGCCGGCACCGTGCTGGGCAGCGGCACCGTCTCCAACCGCAGCGATGTGGTCGGCGTGTGCTGCCTGGTCGAAGCCCGCGTGCGCGAGCAGCTGCGCGAGGGCTGCATGCGCACGCCCTTCCTGCGGCACGGCGACCGCGTGCGCATCGAGATGCGCGACGGTGACGGCGCCAGCCTCTTCGGCGCCATCGAGCAGGTGGTGCGGATCGGCGGGGCATGA
- a CDS encoding phospholipase D family protein: protein MTTPRCIALAFLLGLPLLGQAQAQAPAEPGVQVGFSPEGSARTLVLETIGSAQRSIQMLAYAFQAPDIVQALVDARKRGVQVRVVIDKKRNLGKTSRKAMDAVTAGGVELRTNDHFHIHHDKTIIVDGETVQTGSFNYAPSAETANSENVVVIRGMPDVASQYVAHWRSRWDLGKPYPER from the coding sequence ATGACAACCCCCAGATGCATTGCCCTCGCGTTCCTGCTGGGCCTTCCCCTGCTGGGGCAAGCCCAGGCCCAGGCACCGGCCGAGCCCGGCGTCCAGGTCGGCTTCTCGCCCGAAGGCTCGGCGCGCACGCTGGTGCTGGAGACCATAGGCAGCGCGCAGCGCAGCATCCAGATGCTGGCCTACGCCTTCCAGGCCCCCGATATCGTGCAGGCGCTGGTCGATGCCCGCAAGCGCGGCGTTCAGGTGCGCGTGGTCATCGACAAAAAGCGCAACCTGGGCAAGACCAGCAGGAAGGCCATGGACGCCGTGACAGCCGGCGGCGTGGAACTGCGCACCAACGACCATTTCCACATCCACCACGACAAGACGATCATCGTGGACGGCGAGACGGTGCAGACAGGCTCCTTCAACTATGCGCCATCGGCCGAGACGGCCAATTCCGAGAACGTCGTCGTCATCCGGGGCATGCCCGATGTCGCGAGCCAGTATGTGGCGCACTGGCGGTCGCGCTGGGATCTGGGCAAGCCCTATCCCGAGCGATGA
- the cobG gene encoding precorrin-3B synthase → MNPTPHIQGWCPGAWQPMASGDGLVVRVRPPLGRLTVAQARRLARLALVHGNGALELSSRANVQLRGIAPERHGAVLRALAAAGLLDADAGRERRRNLVVDPLCQPQEQVHALGRALQQALDDADDLAGLPAKFGWSVEGSQGRLAGVSADIRLQRASTGWLVQPDGRGQALAVADAGQAVAVGLVLARWFAGQAARRRAQGLRPGRMAAVAEALEPPPGMAWVAAQPAVHGEGPAPGAVPGLGWLVGAPLGRLRAEALALLLRALPGATCLRATPWRMLLLEDPAAGAQRPAWWAAAGLDGASDWITEARDPRLRVSACTGAPGCTQALGPTQALALELAAQVPEGAHLHVTGCAKGCARQAPASVVLRAEEQQGQGPVYAVVRHGRAGDRAQEQQTLAAVRDNPGLLFSKE, encoded by the coding sequence ATGAACCCCACCCCCCACATCCAAGGCTGGTGCCCCGGCGCCTGGCAGCCCATGGCCTCCGGCGACGGGCTGGTGGTGCGTGTGCGCCCGCCGCTGGGGCGACTGACGGTGGCGCAGGCGCGCAGGCTGGCGCGGCTGGCCCTGGTGCATGGCAATGGGGCGCTGGAGCTGTCCAGCCGCGCCAATGTGCAGCTGCGCGGCATTGCGCCCGAGCGCCATGGCGCCGTGCTGCGCGCGCTGGCGGCGGCGGGCCTGCTCGATGCCGATGCGGGCCGCGAGCGGCGGCGCAACCTGGTGGTCGATCCGCTGTGCCAGCCGCAGGAACAGGTCCATGCGCTGGGCCGGGCGCTGCAGCAGGCGCTGGACGACGCCGACGATCTGGCGGGCCTGCCCGCCAAGTTCGGCTGGTCCGTGGAGGGCTCGCAGGGCCGGCTGGCAGGCGTGTCGGCCGATATCCGTCTGCAGCGCGCATCCACGGGGTGGCTGGTGCAGCCCGACGGTCGCGGCCAGGCGCTGGCCGTGGCCGATGCAGGCCAGGCCGTGGCCGTCGGCCTCGTGCTGGCGCGCTGGTTCGCTGGACAGGCGGCCCGACGCCGGGCACAGGGTCTGCGGCCCGGTCGCATGGCGGCCGTGGCGGAGGCGCTGGAGCCGCCACCAGGCATGGCCTGGGTGGCGGCACAGCCTGCCGTGCACGGCGAAGGGCCTGCTCCGGGTGCCGTGCCCGGCCTGGGCTGGCTGGTGGGGGCGCCGCTGGGCCGGCTGCGGGCCGAGGCCCTGGCGCTGCTGCTGCGCGCCCTGCCGGGCGCCACCTGCCTGCGTGCCACGCCCTGGCGCATGCTGCTGCTGGAAGACCCGGCGGCCGGTGCACAGCGGCCTGCCTGGTGGGCCGCCGCGGGCCTGGACGGCGCCAGCGACTGGATCACCGAGGCCCGGGACCCGCGCCTGCGCGTGTCGGCCTGCACGGGGGCGCCCGGCTGCACCCAGGCGCTGGGCCCCACGCAGGCCCTGGCGCTGGAGCTGGCGGCGCAGGTGCCCGAAGGCGCCCATCTGCACGTGACGGGCTGCGCCAAGGGGTGTGCGCGCCAGGCGCCGGCCAGCGTGGTGCTGCGCGCCGAAGAACAGCAGGGACAAGGCCCGGTCTATGCCGTGGTACGCCATGGCAGGGCCGGGGATAGGGCGCAGGAGCAGCAGACCCTGGCCGCGGTGCGAGACAATCCGGGATTGCTGTTTTCAAAAGAATAA
- a CDS encoding TonB-dependent siderophore receptor, whose protein sequence is MKRARQLRGALMGQVLTASVQGSHGGAFWAGARHAAMPLLVAGAVAAMALPAAAQAQEARMQFDIAAQPLATALGVFGKQARQQVLFDEADLAGRSAQAVKGLLTPRQALQQLLGGSGLAIATERNGGFTLKPAPRPAAGTQVLGEVQVTAQALRSASTEGTGAYAARAVSMGKSEQALKDMPQSISVVTDQLMKEQNITSVYEALASTTGITLLQSPQGGKYIYARGFDVTSMQYDGIPVERLYGRASNYAGSSVIYDRVEVLRGANGLMQGGGDPGGAVNLVRKRPLAESGVSVMARAGSWDRYGAQVDASGTLNQEGTLRGRAVLDRQDEHSFIDYVNSRNTTLYGTLDYRLSADTQLSLGGSLESMKGRPFISGLPRYANGTDIGLPRSTFLGADWNRQDNSNKALYADLTHQFNDRWRAKVSAIYLREELDLKYAASLRSVNPATMLGGNTPAMTRSHMNAMGLDAHLTGDIDAFGRQHEVVLGATYNRSRADTTYSAFTTASPIDVTAPNAHIAEPGDEALAAVFNENRLARTEQTSLYGALRLQLSDPLKLVVGTRLSRYATDWDTYSRTAGGLSVSKAPQGDTKLMPFAGAIYAIDPQWSTYASYSTIFKPQALLDEAGRNLKPITGDTYEIGIKGELMDKRVNTSLALYRVNQNHRAQEDLSTSPTCRDGYYCYTDTGKVRSQGLDAEISGELTRGWKLFAGYTYNSNKYAQDISSEGKSFNTYTPRHLLRVWSTYRLPGTWSDFTIGGGVNAQSSNYRQVGVVAVTVPGRAVWNSHVRYRINRQWEASLNFNNMFDKTYYVSVGNLLNSSHYGEPRNVMLTLRGSF, encoded by the coding sequence GTGAAGCGGGCAAGACAACTGAGAGGGGCCCTGATGGGCCAGGTGCTGACAGCCAGTGTGCAGGGCAGCCATGGAGGGGCATTCTGGGCAGGCGCACGCCATGCGGCCATGCCGCTGCTGGTGGCGGGCGCCGTGGCAGCCATGGCGCTGCCAGCCGCAGCACAGGCGCAGGAGGCACGGATGCAGTTCGACATCGCGGCCCAGCCGCTGGCCACCGCGCTGGGCGTGTTCGGCAAGCAGGCGCGCCAGCAGGTGCTGTTCGACGAGGCCGATCTGGCCGGGCGCAGCGCACAGGCCGTCAAGGGCCTGCTGACGCCGCGCCAGGCGCTGCAGCAGCTGCTGGGTGGCTCGGGCCTGGCCATCGCCACCGAGCGCAACGGCGGCTTCACCCTCAAGCCCGCGCCCCGGCCCGCCGCCGGCACGCAGGTGCTGGGCGAAGTCCAGGTGACGGCGCAGGCCCTGCGCAGCGCCTCCACCGAAGGCACGGGCGCCTATGCGGCGCGGGCCGTGAGCATGGGCAAGAGCGAGCAGGCGCTCAAGGACATGCCCCAGTCCATCAGCGTGGTGACCGACCAGCTCATGAAGGAGCAGAACATCACCTCGGTCTACGAGGCCCTGGCCAGCACCACGGGCATCACCCTGCTGCAAAGCCCGCAGGGCGGCAAGTACATCTATGCACGCGGCTTCGACGTGACCAGCATGCAGTACGACGGCATTCCCGTGGAGCGCCTGTACGGCCGTGCCAGCAATTACGCGGGCAGCTCGGTCATCTACGACCGCGTGGAGGTGCTGCGCGGCGCCAACGGCCTCATGCAGGGCGGGGGCGACCCCGGCGGCGCCGTCAACCTGGTGCGCAAGCGCCCGCTGGCGGAGTCGGGGGTCAGCGTCATGGCCAGGGCCGGTTCCTGGGACCGCTACGGCGCCCAGGTGGATGCCAGCGGCACGCTCAACCAGGAAGGCACGCTGCGCGGCCGTGCCGTGCTGGACCGCCAGGACGAGCACTCCTTCATCGACTATGTGAACAGCCGGAACACCACGCTGTACGGCACGCTGGACTACCGGCTGTCGGCGGACACGCAGCTGAGCCTGGGTGGCAGCCTCGAAAGCATGAAGGGCCGCCCCTTCATCTCGGGCCTGCCGCGCTATGCCAACGGCACGGACATCGGCCTGCCGCGTTCCACCTTCCTGGGCGCCGACTGGAACCGGCAGGACAACTCCAACAAGGCCTTGTACGCCGACCTGACGCACCAGTTCAATGACCGCTGGCGCGCCAAGGTCTCGGCCATCTATCTGCGCGAGGAGCTGGACCTGAAGTACGCGGCCTCGCTGCGCTCGGTCAACCCGGCCACCATGCTGGGCGGCAACACCCCGGCCATGACCCGGTCCCACATGAACGCCATGGGCCTGGACGCCCACCTGACGGGCGACATCGACGCCTTCGGCCGCCAGCATGAAGTGGTGCTGGGCGCCACCTACAACCGCTCGCGTGCCGACACCACCTACAGCGCGTTCACCACGGCCAGTCCCATCGACGTCACCGCACCCAACGCGCACATCGCCGAGCCTGGCGACGAGGCCCTGGCCGCCGTGTTCAACGAGAACCGCCTCGCCCGGACCGAGCAGACCAGCCTCTACGGCGCGCTGCGCCTGCAACTGAGCGATCCGCTCAAGCTGGTCGTGGGCACGCGCCTGAGCCGCTACGCCACCGACTGGGACACCTACAGCCGCACGGCCGGCGGGCTCAGCGTGAGCAAGGCTCCCCAGGGCGACACGAAGCTGATGCCGTTCGCAGGCGCCATCTACGCCATCGATCCGCAGTGGTCGACCTATGCCAGCTATTCGACCATCTTCAAGCCGCAGGCGCTGCTCGACGAGGCCGGCCGCAACCTCAAGCCCATCACCGGGGACACCTACGAGATCGGCATCAAGGGCGAGCTGATGGACAAGCGCGTGAACACCTCCCTGGCGCTGTACCGCGTGAACCAGAACCACCGCGCGCAGGAAGACCTCTCCACCAGCCCCACCTGCCGCGACGGCTACTACTGCTATACCGACACCGGCAAGGTCCGCAGCCAGGGCCTGGACGCCGAGATCAGCGGCGAACTGACACGCGGCTGGAAGCTGTTCGCGGGCTACACCTACAACAGCAACAAGTACGCCCAGGACATCAGCAGCGAGGGCAAGAGCTTCAACACCTACACGCCCAGGCACCTGCTGCGCGTGTGGAGCACCTACCGCCTGCCAGGCACATGGAGCGACTTCACCATCGGCGGCGGCGTGAATGCCCAAAGCTCCAACTACCGCCAGGTGGGTGTGGTGGCCGTCACCGTACCGGGCCGCGCCGTCTGGAACAGCCACGTGCGCTACCGCATCAACCGGCAGTGGGAAGCGTCGCTGAACTTCAACAACATGTTCGACAAGACCTACTACGTCTCCGTGGGCAACCTGCTCAACAGCAGCCACTACGGCGAGCCCCGCAATGTGATGCTGACGCTGCGCGGATCGTTCTGA
- a CDS encoding precorrin-8X methylmutase — MLHRYETDGAEIYRQSFATIRREAALERFSPMEERVVVRMIHAAGMVELAPHVAFSPGMAEAAAQALQQGAPVLCDVRMVSEGITRSRLPAANPVICTLNDERVPALAREMGNTRSAAALELWRPHLAGAVVAIGNAPTALFHLLNMLQQPDCPRPAAIIGCPVGFVGAMESKEALMQDLPVPSVVVRGRLGGSAITVAAVNALASHVE; from the coding sequence ATGCTGCACCGCTACGAAACCGATGGCGCCGAGATCTACCGGCAATCCTTTGCCACCATCCGCCGGGAGGCGGCGCTGGAGCGCTTCTCCCCCATGGAAGAGCGCGTGGTGGTGCGCATGATCCACGCCGCCGGCATGGTGGAGCTGGCCCCGCACGTGGCCTTTTCTCCCGGCATGGCCGAGGCCGCCGCGCAGGCCCTGCAGCAGGGCGCGCCCGTGCTGTGCGATGTGCGCATGGTCAGCGAAGGCATCACCCGCTCCCGCCTGCCCGCCGCCAATCCCGTCATCTGCACGCTGAACGACGAGCGCGTGCCCGCGCTGGCCCGCGAGATGGGCAATACGCGCAGCGCCGCCGCGCTGGAGCTGTGGCGCCCCCACCTGGCCGGCGCCGTGGTGGCCATCGGCAATGCGCCCACGGCGCTGTTCCATCTGCTGAACATGCTGCAGCAGCCCGACTGTCCCCGGCCGGCGGCCATCATCGGCTGCCCCGTGGGCTTTGTCGGCGCCATGGAATCCAAGGAGGCGCTGATGCAGGACCTGCCCGTGCCCTCGGTGGTGGTGCGTGGCCGCCTGGGCGGCTCGGCCATCACCGTGGCGGCCGTCAACGCGCTGGCCAGCCATGTCGAGTGA
- a CDS encoding MFS transporter: MPTTASLPLPQQTARSREDRKVLTATLVGTTIEWYDYFIYAQAAGLVLGPLFFTPFAQDNPGLSLLLAFATVGVAFLFRPLGAIVCGHLGDRFGRKAVLSGTLILMGAATTLIGLLPGYAQIGLWAPVLLILLRVLQGFSAGGEWGGAALMAVEHAPAGRRSFFGAFPQIGVPLGMIAATGVLWVVTAILGKERFVEWGWRLPFLFSVALVVVGGLIRRSVQESPVFLRMHQRRRESAAPLGHLWRHHRRQVLLTALIFVGNNAAGYLLVAYFLSYGQRVLQLPPQQLLAACTAAAFGWLLSTLAGGLLGDRIGRVRTFQIGYVVLAVWAIPLWLLVDTGQIGWFLLALLVLSVPLGLTYGPQAALYAEMFPARVRYSGVSVGYALGSILGGAFAATIAQSIIATWGRSWLVGAYIVAMAAISFIAVSCVQDRPGASLDDAG, translated from the coding sequence ATGCCTACCACCGCCTCCCTGCCGCTGCCCCAGCAGACGGCGCGGTCACGCGAAGACCGCAAAGTGCTGACCGCCACGCTGGTCGGCACCACCATCGAGTGGTACGACTACTTCATCTACGCACAGGCCGCGGGCCTGGTGCTGGGGCCGCTGTTCTTCACGCCCTTCGCCCAGGACAATCCCGGCCTGTCGCTGCTGCTGGCCTTCGCCACCGTCGGCGTGGCCTTTCTGTTCCGCCCGCTGGGCGCCATCGTCTGCGGGCATCTGGGAGACCGCTTCGGCCGCAAGGCCGTGCTGTCGGGCACGCTGATCCTGATGGGCGCGGCCACCACGCTGATCGGCCTGCTGCCCGGCTATGCGCAGATCGGCCTGTGGGCGCCCGTGCTGCTGATCCTGCTGCGCGTGCTGCAGGGCTTTTCGGCCGGGGGCGAGTGGGGCGGCGCGGCCCTGATGGCGGTGGAGCATGCGCCGGCCGGCAGGCGCTCCTTCTTCGGCGCCTTTCCGCAGATCGGCGTGCCCCTGGGCATGATCGCCGCCACCGGCGTGCTGTGGGTGGTGACCGCCATCCTGGGCAAGGAGCGCTTTGTGGAATGGGGCTGGCGCCTGCCCTTTCTGTTCTCGGTGGCGCTGGTGGTGGTCGGCGGCCTGATCCGCCGCTCGGTGCAGGAGTCGCCCGTGTTCCTGCGCATGCACCAGCGCCGCCGCGAATCGGCCGCGCCGCTGGGCCATCTGTGGCGCCACCACCGCCGCCAGGTGCTGCTGACGGCCCTGATCTTCGTGGGCAACAACGCCGCTGGCTACCTGCTGGTGGCCTACTTCCTCAGCTACGGCCAGCGGGTGCTGCAACTGCCGCCGCAGCAGCTGCTGGCCGCCTGCACGGCAGCGGCCTTCGGATGGCTGCTGTCCACGCTGGCCGGCGGCCTGCTGGGCGATCGCATCGGGCGGGTGCGCACCTTCCAGATCGGCTACGTGGTGCTGGCGGTATGGGCGATTCCGCTGTGGCTGCTGGTCGATACCGGCCAGATCGGCTGGTTCCTCCTCGCGCTGCTGGTGCTGTCGGTGCCGCTGGGCCTGACCTACGGTCCCCAGGCGGCCCTGTATGCCGAGATGTTTCCAGCCCGGGTGCGCTACTCGGGCGTCTCGGTCGGCTACGCGCTGGGCTCCATCCTGGGCGGGGCCTTTGCCGCGACCATCGCGCAGTCGATCATCGCCACCTGGGGCCGGTCGTGGCTGGTGGGGGCCTACATCGTGGCGATGGCCGCCATCTCCTTCATCGCCGTGTCCTGCGTGCAGGACCGGCCCGGCGCCAGCCTGGACGATGCAGGCTGA
- the cobI gene encoding precorrin-2 C(20)-methyltransferase, producing the protein MSSEPLRPSQGGPGIVCVGLGPGDPELMSVKADRLVRGARQVAFFRKKGRPGKARQLVAGLLAEDAAEHAMEYPVTTELPVDSADYVDLLARFYDDWCLRLETLARTEQVVVLCEGDPFLYGSFMHLYTRLRERGRVALEVVPGIPGMVGCWHATGEPITWGDDVLSVMTGTLSEDELVRRMDSAEALVVMKVGRNLPRIRRALQRAGRLDAAWLVQNGTTDSEQVARLAEVADDACPYFAIVLVHGQGRRPEAAW; encoded by the coding sequence ATGTCGAGTGAGCCGCTGCGCCCCAGCCAGGGCGGGCCTGGCATCGTCTGCGTGGGCCTGGGCCCGGGCGACCCGGAACTGATGAGCGTCAAGGCCGATCGCCTGGTGCGCGGTGCGCGCCAGGTGGCGTTCTTCCGCAAGAAGGGCCGGCCCGGCAAGGCCCGCCAGCTGGTGGCCGGCCTGCTGGCCGAAGACGCCGCCGAGCACGCCATGGAATACCCGGTGACCACCGAGCTGCCCGTGGACAGCGCGGACTATGTGGACCTGCTGGCGCGCTTCTACGATGACTGGTGCCTGCGCCTGGAAACCCTGGCGCGCACCGAGCAGGTGGTGGTGCTGTGCGAGGGCGACCCGTTCCTCTACGGCTCCTTCATGCACCTGTACACCCGGCTGCGCGAACGCGGCCGGGTGGCGCTGGAGGTGGTGCCCGGCATTCCCGGCATGGTGGGCTGCTGGCACGCCACGGGCGAGCCCATCACCTGGGGCGACGACGTGCTCAGCGTGATGACCGGCACCCTGTCCGAGGACGAGCTGGTGCGCCGCATGGACTCGGCCGAGGCCCTGGTGGTCATGAAGGTGGGCCGCAACCTGCCGCGCATCCGCCGCGCCCTGCAGCGCGCGGGCCGGCTCGATGCCGCCTGGCTGGTGCAGAACGGCACCACCGACAGCGAGCAGGTGGCGCGCCTGGCCGAGGTGGCCGACGACGCCTGCCCCTACTTCGCCATCGTGCTCGTGCACGGCCAGGGCCGCCGGCCGGAGGCCGCATGGTGA
- a CDS encoding MBL fold metallo-hydrolase codes for MNRKAFASHADLADRKITFERLSDNAYAYTAEGDPNSGVIIGDDSVMVIDATATPAMAQGLIRAIRSVTDKPIRHVLLTHYHAVRVLGASAYAAEGAVNVFASQGTRELIAERGQADMDSEIGRFPRLFQSAETIPGLTWPTVVFERALTLFLGTLEVRLMHLGAGHTRGDTIAWIPAQGICFSGDLVEFNAGVYTGDAHLAQWPATLDALQALQPAQLVPGRGPALRTPQDSLAAIDYTRRWVQTLYRCAQDGVRAGQSLREVYAATRRAMDPEFGQVFIYEHCIPFDVSRAYDEASGIAQPRIWTAERDREMWAALND; via the coding sequence ATGAACCGCAAAGCCTTCGCCTCCCATGCCGACCTGGCCGACAGGAAGATCACCTTCGAACGCCTGTCCGACAACGCCTATGCCTATACCGCCGAGGGCGACCCCAACTCCGGCGTGATCATCGGCGACGACAGCGTGATGGTCATCGACGCCACGGCCACGCCCGCCATGGCGCAGGGCCTGATCCGCGCCATCCGCTCGGTCACCGACAAGCCGATACGCCATGTGCTGCTCACGCATTACCACGCGGTGCGCGTGCTGGGGGCCTCGGCCTATGCGGCCGAGGGCGCCGTCAACGTGTTCGCCAGCCAGGGCACGCGGGAGCTGATCGCCGAGCGCGGGCAGGCCGACATGGACTCCGAGATCGGCCGCTTTCCCCGGCTGTTCCAGTCGGCCGAAACCATTCCGGGCCTGACCTGGCCGACCGTGGTCTTCGAGCGCGCGCTGACCCTGTTCCTGGGCACCCTCGAAGTGCGGCTGATGCACCTGGGCGCGGGCCATACCCGGGGCGACACCATCGCCTGGATTCCTGCGCAGGGCATCTGCTTTTCGGGCGACCTGGTGGAGTTCAATGCCGGCGTCTACACCGGCGACGCCCACCTGGCGCAGTGGCCCGCCACGCTGGACGCGCTGCAGGCCCTGCAGCCTGCACAACTGGTGCCGGGCCGGGGGCCGGCGCTGCGCACGCCGCAGGACAGCCTCGCCGCCATCGACTACACGCGGCGCTGGGTGCAGACCCTGTACCGCTGCGCGCAGGACGGCGTGCGCGCCGGCCAGTCGCTGCGCGAGGTCTATGCCGCCACGCGCCGCGCCATGGACCCCGAATTCGGCCAGGTCTTCATCTACGAGCACTGCATCCCGTTCGACGTCTCGCGCGCCTACGACGAGGCCAGCGGCATTGCGCAGCCGCGCATATGGACCGCCGAGCGCGACCGCGAGATGTGGGCCGCCCTCAACGACTGA
- a CDS encoding FecR family protein — MAPDTLVDLHETAADWFTRRQTPGWTAADERALDAWLQADPFHRDIFDSMGRTRQLFARLQQARDDAQAQGAPQVPSPRSRVPTALRPRRRTGAFAAAALACCCVLLLGGWHLWDNTARYTLRMATGPGETREVDLPDGSRVALNFDSSLQVHYYPRRREVVLDQGEAFFEVAPDAARPFTVDSGRSRVKVVGTAFNVRAAPPRLVVKVLRGKVEVRADRDDADAPALLLGANAGVAIDPETGSHAPVAAPADSVGDWRSGQLRFKRTPLAEVAQELSRYLGRPVLLASEELGHLPVSAFFSTASPEPFIELLPDLIPVRVRRQPSGEWLIASR, encoded by the coding sequence ATGGCGCCAGACACACTGGTGGACCTGCACGAGACCGCCGCCGACTGGTTCACCCGCCGCCAGACACCGGGCTGGACGGCCGCGGACGAGCGCGCTCTCGACGCATGGCTGCAGGCCGACCCATTCCACCGCGACATCTTCGACAGCATGGGCCGCACGCGGCAATTGTTCGCTCGACTCCAGCAGGCCAGGGACGATGCGCAGGCGCAAGGCGCTCCCCAGGTCCCGTCGCCCCGGTCCCGGGTGCCCACTGCCCTGCGCCCGCGCCGCCGGACCGGCGCCTTCGCGGCGGCGGCCCTGGCCTGCTGCTGCGTCCTGCTGCTGGGGGGATGGCATCTTTGGGACAACACCGCCCGCTACACGCTGCGGATGGCCACGGGCCCTGGCGAGACGCGCGAAGTCGATCTCCCCGATGGCAGCCGCGTGGCCTTGAATTTCGACAGCAGCTTGCAGGTGCACTACTACCCGCGCCGCCGTGAGGTGGTGCTGGACCAGGGAGAAGCCTTCTTCGAGGTCGCACCCGATGCGGCGCGCCCCTTCACCGTGGACTCGGGCCGCAGCCGGGTGAAGGTCGTGGGCACGGCCTTCAACGTGCGTGCCGCGCCGCCGCGCCTGGTGGTCAAGGTGCTGCGCGGCAAGGTCGAGGTCAGGGCGGACCGCGATGACGCCGACGCTCCGGCGTTGCTGCTGGGCGCGAATGCGGGCGTCGCCATCGATCCGGAGACGGGCAGCCACGCACCGGTGGCCGCACCCGCGGACTCGGTGGGCGACTGGCGCAGCGGACAGCTGCGCTTCAAGCGCACGCCGCTGGCCGAGGTGGCCCAGGAGCTGTCCCGCTACCTGGGCAGGCCCGTGCTGCTCGCGTCCGAGGAACTCGGCCACCTGCCGGTGTCCGCCTTTTTCTCCACGGCCTCGCCCGAGCCCTTCATCGAGCTGCTGCCCGACCTGATCCCGGTGCGCGTGCGCAGACAGCCATCGGGCGAATGGCTGATCGCCAGTCGCTGA